The sequence below is a genomic window from Tubulanus polymorphus chromosome 1, tnTubPoly1.2, whole genome shotgun sequence.
TCAGAACTAAATAGAGAAAATCAATACGATGCTTTCACGAGGAAACTTCaaatttaatctttttttaatattcGAAAGGCAAAATCATAATATACATACTCGTCTTCTGAATCAGATCTGGAACGATATGAATTTCTTTCACTTGATTCCGAGTCTGATTTGCCTCGCGATTTCACTTCATCTTCACTTtcatcatcctcatcatcGTCCGAATAAACATCACTCGCTTTCAGAACCTGTTTCTTCTTTTGTTCTTCTGTAAAGtggaattcaaattcaattttctatttgaGACGTACCTTGTTATCGGTATGTCAGTACgattgaatgaatgattttaccAACCTAACAACTTGattttcttctctttttcTTCTCGTCTAGCTTTCAAATCTTGGAACgccgattttttcaaatctttctTATCCTCAACAGTTTGACGTCGTTCAGCACTACGTTGACTAACAGGAGTTGATGGCTTCAGATAATTTGGAATTGGCGATGCGATCTTGTGCttctttttctctttttccTTCTTCTTTTGTTCCTTCTTCTTCGCTTGTCTCAGTTTCTTTTCGATTTCAAACCTAAGCAATTATAACAATCCTCACTGTCTTAATCAAGACTAAAGAttgtaataaatgtattttCCTCCTCTCATACATTGTAGCATATATTCACCTGGTTTTGAGGACTTCACGTTTTTCTATTCGATTGAATAACTCTtgttctctctctttctcggTCATATGTTCCAGCATACGCCTGTCTTCTTCGTCTCCCATCAAATTCTCGTCATATCCGTCATGAAACTCTTCAGGTCCACTGTCCGAATCATCGCTGCTTTCAGCCTCCGATTTCTGGACTGATTTTTCGCTACCAGAATCAGAGATTTCTCctgaaattcataaattgggACATTGATAACCATCTCATtcttttcattcttttttcgtttttcattCTTCTGATAAGTTGTTTTACTTATATATCTACCTTCTTCTGGTTCAGAATGAGGTTCAGGTTTTTCTGGCTCTGCCTCGCTGTCCGATGAGgcaatttttgttttcttcttTTGACGTTTTCCGGCTTTAGCCTTCTTCTTTTTGCTAGCTTTACCATCACCAGTCCACTAAAAGGGACacaaaattcagaattttggATTCGGCCAAGCATATTCTGGATTTGGAAGGTAGATATTAAATTTTCAAGCATCTATTGCTTCAATGCAAGCTACCACAGACCTCATCATCACTCTCAGATGTAGCTGATGCCGAGTCATCATCTTCTTGTTGGCTAGATTGTTCTGGTTCTGGTTCTGAAGAACGTTTGCGCTTTGCTAACGCCTTCAAATCCTACAACGACAAacatcattatttcattatcagatacAGCGacaaaattaagaattttaaGCTGTTTTATAGGAATTGCACGTTCTTAAAATTCATAAGAGACATGATTTAGGAATATTTCCTGGTTATAGAGATTTAGTTGATTTGCCCGTACTTAGGCTCTGTTAGTCTACATGTTCTACAGGGTTTTGAAGGTTGTTCATTCATGGCGGTAGGCTATATGTAGTGCCTGAAGCCAAAAGGCACAGAAGATTCATCGGTGTATCATAAACTTTTCCGTTGCTTGGACTGTCTGGATTATAGATATAGGCCCCATCATGTCAGGATTCATTTTCTTGAATCACCAGACAATGGGGGCCATCACTACATGATTAAGGAGATGcatttcttttaaaattttaggcCAGGGGCTGAAGAGGGCTTGTACGCTAGTAATTTTGTAGTTTACTGAGAGACTGGACCATTTCATTCTCACAATAAGATCTTCTGAtagattttctaatctttctgGGATTTTCCGCCATACATTATTACACAGTATAAGTTGTGTAGTGAGAAGTAAGCAGGGAATCGATTTTTCCATCAAGAAGAAGTCATATTAGGCGACATTAAAACGACTTCGAAACACACGATTAAGTCGTTTCAACTACCTCTTCAAGATCAGCATCACTTTCACTACTATCAGTATCAGAATCAATAAGGGCTCTACTCTTCTTTCGCTTCATTTTCGGGGTAAAATTTAGGGTAAATTACGAGCAGCAAATTTCATCCGCCGCGAGCCTTCGAGCCTTCCCGaactaaattgaaatatcgtcgGAGTGAATAATGCTAGCGTTTCCGATTCGCTAATTCGGTCACTAATACAAACATTGTTAGGCATTATTTCTCGTAAATAaagatttctaaaatattaaaaaatgttCTAAACTAACTTATTTCAATGTAAGTATATCATAATTGTATGTatttaatttttatatggtGAAATGAAGTTTCGCCATTAGATATTCAGCCCGTACCTACGAATGACACacttattgaaatgaaaattcagtCTCAAAAGTCACCTATTTAATCCTATTTAAACTAATTTTAATGTGTAACACCTCAAAATGTTCCGACATCAAGTACAGttaactaataagataataaagTGCGCGTCTAAAGTGGCCGGGCGCCGCTGTTTACGAAGTTATCATTCGGATGAAGGTGTATTTGGGTTCAAGAATGACAAATCTGCGAGATCCGTCTCTAATCTGGAATCATCCAATACAGACAATGGTGAGTTGCTAAGTTGAATTGCACTACATGTATCTTTCATTTTGGTATCTATCTTATATGCTAGAGTGGGTGCTTTATTTCTAATAGTTGAAGAGGATGATCATCGACCAATGTCCTGgtggaaaaaattatttttccacGACCAAGGGCGACgcaaaaaatctgaaaattcagGTATTTTTGTTGAAAGTTGTTTTCCATGAATGTTACTCCACATAATTAGTTATTTCTTAGTAAGCTATCTATTTTTCAGCATGATTTGAAGTTTTCTGCTTGCACCAGATTCAGaatatttgtttgtattttgatttaaacttctataggcgcttttacgaaattgaatctgattcggTTTAGCTAAATCTGATTCGATGTCGgaaaacaaaaggtttagtaaatcgaatcgtttttcgtaaatgagtcaaatttatcaatttatcaatttaaaggTCGCGattcaaaagaaaatgggcgtcaatggtgaccgaattattgatagatgATGGTCTGCGATAGATGTCTTAAGCCCTCGGTCGAAGAGGACGCCATGTTGGATTTCACTGACTAAATCGCTACTAATTTGCTGGCCGAGCAAGTTAGTCGATTTAATAAATCAGTTTACTAAACCGCGTCCATAAACAATTGGATTTATTAAACCCGATTCACTAAACCGCGGGCCGTAAAcgtgaaacttaaatcgatttacaaagattcagtttcgtaaaagcgcctatTGTGTAATGAAATTACTAATAATGcagtatttttatatatatgtatacatatatatatataggtgAATTATATAGATTTTTTCTTACTGTCCATTATTCATTACAGATGAGCGCATTTAGCTTACAGAATTATCTATGTTTAGAAGCATTTTCTTAACATGTAGACTTAAGTGCAATGATTTTTGGTCCAATCTATGGATGATTGACGAAGAACTtgatttttgatttcagtgaatGTTGATCTCATTGATAACGCACATGTCATACGCCTGGTACAAGCTTACAGAGAATATGGACATAAAAAGGCTAAGATTGATCCATTAGGAATCATGAAATCACAGTCAGTAAAAATTGTAAGCTATACCAAAAATACTCTGctgtaaaatgtttttaaatggcCATTTACACTTACAGACCAGCACCAGAATTAAAGCCAGAATTATACGGCTTATCTGTACAGTCCCCTGCATCGTTCAATGTCAAAGGAATTCTTCATTCTGAATTAACGAATGCAACGTGTGCAGAACTAGTCAATGAACTGGAGAATATATACTGCGGAGTTATTGGAGCAGAATTCCAGCATTTAATAGTgagccatttttattttcaattacctAACTTAATTTGATTCAATGTTTACCATGATTCAGTCTATGACGTGACATGTTTTATTGAAGGAAATGGATGAAAGAACTTGGTTTGCTGAAAGGTTTGAAAATCTGCATTCTGTTCCGATATTGGCAGAACGGAAAGTCGAATTAGCGAAACTGATGCTTAAATGTGAGGTAATAATGTCTGAATTCATCAGGTTTTATATACGGAATTTGTCTTGGAACATGATTTAAGATATTGATGTCTGCTGTTTTGTAGGGTTTTGATCATTTTCTGGCCAGTAAATTTACTACCGTTAAACGATATGGTGGAGAAGGAGCTGAAAGTATGATGGCTGTGTTTGATGAGGTTTTCGCGTCTGCTGCTGAAAGTAAGTTGGACTGTTTTCTGACCTCATATGACTCTATTTTTGAGTATGATTATCGTATAATATTTTCCTTCTAGTGGGGGTAAAGGATATAGTGGCATGTATGCCTCATCGAGGAAGAAATAACCTGTTGACTTGTATGCTCGATTTTCCGATTGCTGTCATGTTGAGAAAGGTAAGTAATGCAATACGAAATGAATGTACCACTATTATGAAGGATTCGCTAACGAACGTTACAATCCCTAAAGCACTGAAGATTCTGAGAGCTAGTTTTCATGCATCGGTGAAAATATGTTACAGATGAAAGGTTTGAGTGAATTTCCTCCAGGGGTCAAGGGCGCTGGTGATGTTCTGTCACATTTACGttagtattttcatcaaaCCTGTGAAGAGACGTAGTGTATCTAATCGGCTTTTATACGTTCGTTTTGTATGTTATTCAGATACTTCCATTAATCTgaaatatggtgaaaaagacgTTCATGTATCATTAATACCAAACCCTTCACATTTAGAGGTAAGAGGAGTACAGGCTTTACTTATTTCAATGCTTACCGAGATTCATCCTTTTATTGCTATTTAATGCCAAACGGTTTGATACCTTTTCAGGCGAACAATCCAGTAGCGGTAGGAAAAACTAGAAGTCGCCAGAAACGATTACATGATGGAGATTATAATAATGACACTGATGTGCATCTCGGTGATAAAGCACTTTGTCTACAAGTTCACGGTGATGCATCATTTACTGGTCAGGTAAATTACATCTATAACTTCATATCCTTCATCCTCAGACCTGTTGTGCAGAAGTTTTACTTTGAATGGTCTATTATTCAGGGCATTGTTCCCGAGACATTTACATTGGCTTACACCCCACATTTCCGAATTGGTGGCAGCATACATTTGATAGTTAACAATCAACTAGGGTTTACTACAGAACCTGAGAGAGGAAGGTAATGTACTGTAATTGTGTTATTCATTCATAGTTCTATGATCGAAAAAGTGCtgaagaaaatcaaacatttacGCCGTTTATTTGAACTGCAGGTCATTCCATTACTGCAGTGATGTCGGGAAAATGATCGCTTGTCCAGTACTACATGTGAATGCAGATTATCCAGAGGTAAAGTACACAATATACCGTAATATTTTATACTTTGTGTAACCCTGTGATTTAAAGCTGAAATTCTGCTGACAGAATGTTTTAAGAGCGACTCGACTTGCTATGGAGTACCGTCAGACATTCAAGAAAGATGTAATTATTGACCTAGTCTGCTTCCGACGCTGGGGTCATAATGAACTCGATGATCCATCCTTTACCCAGCCCCTGATGTACGAGGTTATTAACAACAGACCGAGTATACCTGCCTTGTATTCAGAGAAAATAGTAGTAAGTGCTCACCACTATAAGTAATTATGAGAGAGtttcaatgattgttgcatccTCGTATCATCTTTCATTAAAGCATGAAAATCTGTGCGATGGAGAAGAGTTACAGAGTTACGTGAAAGACTGGCAAGAACAgcttaataatgaaataaagaaaatggataattaCACGCCTAAAGTTTGTATTCATTCCTAATACTTTCTCATATTTGAGCTATATATACGATGCAAATCTGAAAATAGACATTTGTTTGAATTTAGGCAAATCATTTGGAAGCTCAATGGAAAGGATTAGTTCAAGCCCCTAACACTATTAGTCGTTGGGATACCGGTGTTCCTACAGATCTCCTAAAATATGTTGGTGCTAAATCTGTCGCTGTTCCAGATGATGTGGTAAATGATTCGTAAATTCTATAACTGATGTTATTATCCTTTAGAAATGTTCTTACTGATATTTGTCCTGTCTTTACGAACAGACAGTCCATCCAACTTTGATTAAAACTCACATCGAACGCAGAGTTCAGCGGTTAGAATCGGGAACTGAATTAGACTGGGCGACTGGAGAAGCTTTAGCTATGGGTTCATTACTTCATCAAGGTAGGacatatttcattagaatCGTGGATAGTTTGCTCTCCAGATTGATCACTATCTCTTGATGATGTGATGTTTAGGTTATGGTGTACGAATATCTGGCCAAGATGTTGGAAGAGGAACTTTTAGCCATAGACATTGTATGCTCGTTGACCAGAAGAAGGATCAAATCTATGTACCTTTGAACCACATGCACGACAAACAGTCTGCATTTATTGAGGTATAATGTAGCTATAAAATGTTCATCAAACAGCAGAAACCAGAAATGAGTAACAAAATTCATATAATGGGTTTACCTGATTTGAATTTTCCAGGTGGCAAATAGTGCGCTTTCGGAGGAAGCTGTATTAGGATTTGAGTATGGCCTAAGCATTGATGATCCCAACACATTGGCGATCTGGGAGGCTCAGTTCGGAGACTTTTTTAATGGGGCTCAGCCTATTATTGACACATATGTTACAGCTGGAGAAAGTAAGTTTGCGCTGAACATTGGGTTTGATATGCTGCATGCATGTTTTGCAATGAAAattaatgattgattacagatAAATGGCTTTTACAATCCGGACTAGTCATGTTACTACCAAATG
It includes:
- the LOC141909949 gene encoding 2-oxoadipate dehydrogenase complex component E1-like isoform X1; amino-acid sequence: MFRHQVQLTNKIIKCASKVAGRRCLRSYHSDEGVFGFKNDKSARSVSNLESSNTDNVEEDDHRPMSWWKKLFFHDQGRRKKSENSVNVDLIDNAHVIRLVQAYREYGHKKAKIDPLGIMKSQPAPELKPELYGLSVQSPASFNVKGILHSELTNATCAELVNELENIYCGVIGAEFQHLIEMDERTWFAERFENLHSVPILAERKVELAKLMLKCEGFDHFLASKFTTVKRYGGEGAESMMAVFDEVFASAAEMGVKDIVACMPHRGRNNLLTCMLDFPIAVMLRKMKGLSEFPPGVKGAGDVLSHLHTSINLKYGEKDVHVSLIPNPSHLEANNPVAVGKTRSRQKRLHDGDYNNDTDVHLGDKALCLQVHGDASFTGQGIVPETFTLAYTPHFRIGGSIHLIVNNQLGFTTEPERGRSFHYCSDVGKMIACPVLHVNADYPENVLRATRLAMEYRQTFKKDVIIDLVCFRRWGHNELDDPSFTQPLMYEVINNRPSIPALYSEKIVHENLCDGEELQSYVKDWQEQLNNEIKKMDNYTPKANHLEAQWKGLVQAPNTISRWDTGVPTDLLKYVGAKSVAVPDDVTVHPTLIKTHIERRVQRLESGTELDWATGEALAMGSLLHQGYGVRISGQDVGRGTFSHRHCMLVDQKKDQIYVPLNHMHDKQSAFIEVANSALSEEAVLGFEYGLSIDDPNTLAIWEAQFGDFFNGAQPIIDTYVTAGENKWLLQSGLVMLLPNGMDGAGPEHSSCRLERFLVMCDSKEDGVDGDDVNIQIVNPTTSAQYFHLLRRQMIRNFRKPLIVSSPKMILRMSAASSSLTDMAPGTSFQPVIDDMSVQPAKVSRIIICCGKHFYALQKERAARNIEDTAIIRIEELCPFPAEAAKNIINKYPNATEFVWSQEEHRNMGAWFFVKPRFENIVGIRLKYVGRDVLGMPAVGIGHVHKQEAEYAVQKPFERS
- the LOC141909949 gene encoding 2-oxoadipate dehydrogenase complex component E1-like isoform X4, which encodes MNVDLIDNAHVIRLVQAYREYGHKKAKIDPLGIMKSQPAPELKPELYGLSVQSPASFNVKGILHSELTNATCAELVNELENIYCGVIGAEFQHLIEMDERTWFAERFENLHSVPILAERKVELAKLMLKCEGFDHFLASKFTTVKRYGGEGAESMMAVFDEVFASAAEMGVKDIVACMPHRGRNNLLTCMLDFPIAVMLRKMKGLSEFPPGVKGAGDVLSHLHTSINLKYGEKDVHVSLIPNPSHLEANNPVAVGKTRSRQKRLHDGDYNNDTDVHLGDKALCLQVHGDASFTGQGIVPETFTLAYTPHFRIGGSIHLIVNNQLGFTTEPERGRSFHYCSDVGKMIACPVLHVNADYPENVLRATRLAMEYRQTFKKDVIIDLVCFRRWGHNELDDPSFTQPLMYEVINNRPSIPALYSEKIVHENLCDGEELQSYVKDWQEQLNNEIKKMDNYTPKANHLEAQWKGLVQAPNTISRWDTGVPTDLLKYVGAKSVAVPDDVTVHPTLIKTHIERRVQRLESGTELDWATGEALAMGSLLHQGYGVRISGQDVGRGTFSHRHCMLVDQKKDQIYVPLNHMHDKQSAFIEVANSALSEEAVLGFEYGLSIDDPNTLAIWEAQFGDFFNGAQPIIDTYVTAGENKWLLQSGLVMLLPNGMDGAGPEHSSCRLERFLVMCDSKEDGVDGDDVNIQIVNPTTSAQYFHLLRRQMIRNFRKPLIVSSPKMILRMSAASSSLTDMAPGTSFQPVIDDMSVQPAKVSRIIICCGKHFYALQKERAARNIEDTAIIRIEELCPFPAEAAKNIINKYPNATEFVWSQEEHRNMGAWFFVKPRFENIVGIRLKYVGRDVLGMPAVGIGHVHKQEAEYAVQKPFERS
- the LOC141909949 gene encoding 2-oxoadipate dehydrogenase complex component E1-like isoform X2, with amino-acid sequence MFRHQVQLTNKIIKCASKVAGRRCLRSYHSDEGVFGFKNDKSARSVSNLESSNTDNVNVDLIDNAHVIRLVQAYREYGHKKAKIDPLGIMKSQPAPELKPELYGLSVQSPASFNVKGILHSELTNATCAELVNELENIYCGVIGAEFQHLIEMDERTWFAERFENLHSVPILAERKVELAKLMLKCEGFDHFLASKFTTVKRYGGEGAESMMAVFDEVFASAAEMGVKDIVACMPHRGRNNLLTCMLDFPIAVMLRKMKGLSEFPPGVKGAGDVLSHLHTSINLKYGEKDVHVSLIPNPSHLEANNPVAVGKTRSRQKRLHDGDYNNDTDVHLGDKALCLQVHGDASFTGQGIVPETFTLAYTPHFRIGGSIHLIVNNQLGFTTEPERGRSFHYCSDVGKMIACPVLHVNADYPENVLRATRLAMEYRQTFKKDVIIDLVCFRRWGHNELDDPSFTQPLMYEVINNRPSIPALYSEKIVHENLCDGEELQSYVKDWQEQLNNEIKKMDNYTPKANHLEAQWKGLVQAPNTISRWDTGVPTDLLKYVGAKSVAVPDDVTVHPTLIKTHIERRVQRLESGTELDWATGEALAMGSLLHQGYGVRISGQDVGRGTFSHRHCMLVDQKKDQIYVPLNHMHDKQSAFIEVANSALSEEAVLGFEYGLSIDDPNTLAIWEAQFGDFFNGAQPIIDTYVTAGENKWLLQSGLVMLLPNGMDGAGPEHSSCRLERFLVMCDSKEDGVDGDDVNIQIVNPTTSAQYFHLLRRQMIRNFRKPLIVSSPKMILRMSAASSSLTDMAPGTSFQPVIDDMSVQPAKVSRIIICCGKHFYALQKERAARNIEDTAIIRIEELCPFPAEAAKNIINKYPNATEFVWSQEEHRNMGAWFFVKPRFENIVGIRLKYVGRDVLGMPAVGIGHVHKQEAEYAVQKPFERS
- the LOC141909949 gene encoding 2-oxoadipate dehydrogenase complex component E1-like isoform X3, which produces MFRHQVQLTNKIIKCASKVAGRRCLRSYHSDEGVFGFKNDKSARSVSNLESSNTDNVEEDDHRPMSWWKKLFFHDQGRRKKSENSVNVDLIDNAHVIRLVQAYREYGHKKAKIDPLGIMKSQSVKIEMDERTWFAERFENLHSVPILAERKVELAKLMLKCEGFDHFLASKFTTVKRYGGEGAESMMAVFDEVFASAAEMGVKDIVACMPHRGRNNLLTCMLDFPIAVMLRKMKGLSEFPPGVKGAGDVLSHLHTSINLKYGEKDVHVSLIPNPSHLEANNPVAVGKTRSRQKRLHDGDYNNDTDVHLGDKALCLQVHGDASFTGQGIVPETFTLAYTPHFRIGGSIHLIVNNQLGFTTEPERGRSFHYCSDVGKMIACPVLHVNADYPENVLRATRLAMEYRQTFKKDVIIDLVCFRRWGHNELDDPSFTQPLMYEVINNRPSIPALYSEKIVHENLCDGEELQSYVKDWQEQLNNEIKKMDNYTPKANHLEAQWKGLVQAPNTISRWDTGVPTDLLKYVGAKSVAVPDDVTVHPTLIKTHIERRVQRLESGTELDWATGEALAMGSLLHQGYGVRISGQDVGRGTFSHRHCMLVDQKKDQIYVPLNHMHDKQSAFIEVANSALSEEAVLGFEYGLSIDDPNTLAIWEAQFGDFFNGAQPIIDTYVTAGENKWLLQSGLVMLLPNGMDGAGPEHSSCRLERFLVMCDSKEDGVDGDDVNIQIVNPTTSAQYFHLLRRQMIRNFRKPLIVSSPKMILRMSAASSSLTDMAPGTSFQPVIDDMSVQPAKVSRIIICCGKHFYALQKERAARNIEDTAIIRIEELCPFPAEAAKNIINKYPNATEFVWSQEEHRNMGAWFFVKPRFENIVGIRLKYVGRDVLGMPAVGIGHVHKQEAEYAVQKPFERS